In a genomic window of Alcanivorax sp.:
- a CDS encoding heme NO-binding domain-containing protein, with translation MHGVIVTNFKRYLDEFIGTDAWGEVVSTAGLQGKTYLPVALYPDEEMEALLRAAESATGLRRDDLLADFGEWVIGPLIDMYQAMIPTGWDAMTFLMNMQQIHERILRLKDPAATAPNIVVHKRGDDTLEIHYHSHRNMSAMIQGSVKGVAAYFNETASLLGSEAGEGGEQRFVFHIQPNKTEAREAV, from the coding sequence ATGCATGGCGTGATCGTGACCAATTTCAAGCGGTACCTGGATGAATTCATCGGCACTGACGCCTGGGGGGAGGTAGTCTCCACGGCCGGTTTGCAGGGCAAGACCTACCTGCCGGTGGCGCTGTATCCGGATGAGGAAATGGAGGCACTGCTGCGGGCGGCAGAGTCAGCCACCGGTCTGCGCCGGGATGATCTGCTGGCGGATTTCGGTGAGTGGGTGATTGGCCCGCTGATTGATATGTACCAGGCCATGATTCCCACGGGCTGGGACGCCATGACGTTCCTGATGAACATGCAACAGATCCACGAACGTATTCTGCGACTCAAGGACCCGGCGGCCACGGCGCCGAATATTGTGGTCCACAAGCGCGGCGACGACACCCTGGAAATCCACTATCACTCCCACCGCAATATGTCCGCCATGATTCAGGGCTCAGTGAAGGGGGTGGCTGCCTATTTCAATGAAACCGCCAGCCTGCTCGGTTCAGAAGCGGGAGAGGGCGGGGAGCAGCGGTTTGTGTTCCATATCCAGCCGAACAAGACGGAAGCCAGGGAGGCGGTATAA
- the sufC gene encoding Fe-S cluster assembly ATPase SufC: MLEIRDLHATVADKPILKGLNLTVNPGEVHAIMGPNGSGKSTLANVLAGRDNYEITGGEALFEGKSLADLEPEERAQAGLFLAFQYPVEIPGVSNMEFLKAALESVRSAQGKEEWDSVTLLRQARAACKQVNLDASFLKRGVNEGFSGGEKKRNEIMQMLLMEPKLALLDETDSGLDIDALQTVAKGVNSLRSPERGIVLVTHYQRLLDYIVPDFVHVLSNGQIIKSGGKELALELEKKGYGWLTGEEESA, from the coding sequence ATGCTGGAAATTCGTGATCTGCACGCCACCGTGGCGGACAAACCGATTCTCAAGGGCCTCAACCTGACCGTGAACCCGGGCGAGGTGCACGCCATCATGGGCCCCAATGGCTCCGGCAAATCCACCCTGGCCAACGTCCTGGCCGGCCGTGACAACTACGAAATCACCGGTGGTGAGGCCCTGTTCGAAGGCAAGAGCCTGGCAGACCTGGAGCCCGAAGAACGCGCCCAGGCAGGCCTGTTCCTGGCCTTCCAGTACCCGGTGGAAATCCCCGGCGTCTCCAACATGGAATTTCTCAAGGCCGCGCTGGAATCCGTACGCAGCGCCCAAGGCAAGGAAGAGTGGGATTCCGTCACTCTGCTGCGTCAGGCCCGTGCCGCCTGCAAACAGGTGAATCTGGATGCCAGCTTCCTCAAGCGTGGCGTTAACGAAGGCTTCTCTGGCGGTGAGAAAAAGCGCAATGAAATCATGCAGATGCTGCTGATGGAACCGAAACTGGCGCTGCTCGACGAAACCGACTCCGGGCTCGACATTGATGCCCTGCAAACCGTGGCCAAGGGGGTTAACTCCCTGCGCAGCCCGGAGCGCGGCATCGTACTGGTGACTCACTACCAGCGCCTGCTGGACTACATCGTGCCGGACTTTGTGCACGTACTGTCCAACGGCCAGATCATCAAGTCCGGCGGCAAGGAACTGGCCCTGGAGCTGGAGAAGAAAGGCTACGGCTGGCTCACAGGAGAAGAGGAGTCCGCATGA
- the sufD gene encoding Fe-S cluster assembly protein SufD: MTLSASDLAIDLKTQALANARRHGSDGDALTNLEAASFPERKTERWKYTSLQALADGHLNAVANGKISQPLPALSEFVVTINNGQLQGSTLPTGVNLHHDAPEVNGLQTPFATYNGAVCGQPVVLEVAANTRIEQPIHVQIQSASDAPAHCNPRVIVKLNAGAEATVIEHYHAEGQALTNAVTALIAADNATLTHYRLQGEQANTLHIGTLIIDQQGISKVDSYQLMTGNRLRRNDVRALVSKSGAELNMKGIFVVRDKSHVDNQLCVEHAVPNCQSDQNFRGLAGESGKAVFNGRIHIHPGASGTNAELSNKNLLLNPGAEINTKPELEIYNDDVKCAHGTTVGQLDAGQQFYLQSRGIPASEAKRMLSLGFVNELLMALPDAAVTEWAQPWLEAELTHASPAGDAA, encoded by the coding sequence ATGACACTCTCTGCAAGCGACCTCGCCATTGACCTGAAAACCCAGGCCCTGGCCAACGCCCGCCGCCACGGTAGTGACGGCGATGCGCTGACCAACCTGGAGGCTGCCAGCTTCCCGGAACGCAAGACCGAACGCTGGAAGTACACCTCGCTGCAGGCCCTGGCCGATGGCCACCTGAACGCGGTTGCCAATGGCAAGATCAGCCAGCCCCTGCCGGCACTGAGCGAGTTTGTGGTCACCATCAATAATGGCCAGCTGCAGGGCAGTACCCTGCCCACCGGCGTCAATCTGCATCACGACGCGCCTGAGGTAAACGGCCTGCAGACCCCCTTTGCCACCTATAACGGTGCGGTATGCGGGCAACCGGTGGTGCTGGAAGTGGCCGCCAATACCCGTATCGAGCAGCCGATCCACGTGCAGATCCAGTCCGCCAGCGACGCGCCTGCCCACTGCAACCCCCGGGTGATCGTCAAGCTCAATGCGGGCGCCGAAGCCACCGTGATCGAGCACTATCACGCCGAAGGCCAGGCCCTGACCAATGCGGTCACCGCGCTGATCGCTGCCGACAACGCCACCCTGACCCACTATCGGTTGCAGGGCGAACAAGCCAATACCCTGCACATCGGCACCCTGATCATTGACCAGCAGGGCATCAGCAAAGTGGACAGCTACCAGCTGATGACCGGCAACCGTCTGCGCCGCAACGACGTGCGTGCCCTGGTCAGCAAGAGTGGTGCCGAACTGAACATGAAAGGCATCTTCGTGGTCCGCGACAAGAGCCACGTGGACAACCAGCTGTGCGTGGAACACGCCGTGCCCAACTGCCAGTCCGATCAGAACTTCAGAGGCCTGGCCGGTGAAAGTGGCAAGGCGGTCTTCAATGGCCGCATCCACATTCATCCCGGCGCCAGCGGCACCAATGCGGAGCTGTCCAACAAGAACCTGTTGCTCAACCCCGGTGCCGAGATCAATACCAAGCCGGAGCTGGAAATCTACAACGACGACGTGAAATGTGCCCACGGCACCACCGTCGGCCAGCTCGACGCCGGCCAGCAGTTCTACCTGCAATCGCGCGGCATTCCGGCCAGCGAAGCCAAGCGCATGCTGAGCCTGGGTTTCGTTAACGAATTGCTGATGGCACTGCCCGACGCAGCAGTGACCGAGTGGGCACAGCCCTGGCTGGAAGCGGAGCTGACCCATGCCAGCCCGGCAGGAGACGCCGCGTAA
- the sufB gene encoding Fe-S cluster assembly protein SufB has protein sequence MSQAELDKLIRSNYEAGFTTTVDTETLPPGLSEEVIRFLSAKKEEPEWMLEWRLDSYRKWQEMPSPGWAHLHHDPIDFNKVSYYSKPKSLDDAPKSLDEVDPELLATYEKLGIPLHEQEMLAGVAVDVVFDSSSVFTTFKEKLWEAGVIFCSISEAIQNHPELIQKYLGSVVPQGDNFYAALNSAVFSDGSFVYIPKGVRCPMELSTYFRINEANTGQFERTLIIADEGSYVSYLEGCTAPQRDENQLHAAVVELVALPGAEIKYSTVQNWYPGDENGKGGIYNFVTKRGVAHDNSKISWTQVETGSAITWKYPSVILRGDNSIGEFYSVALTRHMQQADTGTKMIHLGKNTKSTIISKGISAGRSSNSYRGLVRISPRAENARNFTQCDSLLLGDTCGAHTFPYIESKNPSATIEHEATTSKVSDDQMFLCRQRGIDPEKAVSMIVNGFCKEVFKELPMEFAVEAGKLLEVSLEGAVG, from the coding sequence ATGAGCCAAGCTGAACTGGACAAACTGATTCGCTCCAACTACGAGGCCGGTTTCACCACCACGGTGGACACCGAAACCCTGCCCCCCGGGCTGAGCGAGGAAGTCATCCGTTTCCTGTCCGCCAAGAAGGAAGAGCCGGAATGGATGCTCGAATGGCGCCTGGACAGCTACCGCAAGTGGCAGGAAATGCCCTCCCCGGGCTGGGCCCACCTGCACCACGACCCCATCGACTTTAACAAGGTGTCCTACTACTCCAAGCCCAAGAGCCTGGATGACGCCCCGAAGAGCCTGGATGAGGTGGACCCGGAGCTGCTCGCCACCTATGAAAAACTGGGCATTCCCCTGCACGAGCAGGAAATGCTGGCCGGCGTCGCCGTGGATGTGGTGTTCGACTCCTCCTCCGTGTTTACCACCTTTAAAGAGAAGCTGTGGGAAGCCGGGGTGATCTTCTGCTCCATTTCCGAGGCGATCCAGAACCACCCGGAACTGATCCAGAAGTATCTGGGTTCCGTGGTTCCCCAAGGCGATAACTTCTATGCCGCCCTGAACAGCGCGGTGTTTTCCGATGGCTCCTTCGTCTACATTCCCAAGGGCGTGCGTTGCCCCATGGAGCTGTCCACCTATTTCCGTATCAACGAGGCCAACACCGGCCAGTTCGAGCGCACCCTGATTATCGCCGACGAAGGCAGCTACGTGAGCTACCTGGAAGGCTGCACCGCGCCCCAGCGGGACGAGAACCAGCTGCATGCGGCCGTGGTGGAGCTGGTCGCCCTGCCCGGCGCCGAGATCAAGTACTCCACGGTGCAGAACTGGTACCCGGGCGACGAAAACGGCAAAGGTGGCATCTACAACTTCGTTACCAAGCGCGGCGTGGCTCACGACAACAGCAAGATCAGCTGGACCCAGGTGGAAACCGGCTCCGCCATTACCTGGAAGTATCCGTCCGTGATCCTGCGTGGTGACAACAGCATCGGTGAGTTCTACTCCGTGGCCCTGACCCGCCACATGCAGCAGGCGGACACCGGCACCAAGATGATCCACCTGGGCAAGAACACCAAGAGCACCATTATTTCCAAGGGCATCTCCGCCGGGCGCAGCAGCAACAGCTACCGAGGCCTGGTACGGATCAGCCCACGGGCAGAAAACGCCCGCAACTTCACCCAGTGCGACTCACTGCTGCTGGGCGACACCTGCGGCGCGCACACCTTCCCGTACATCGAGTCGAAAAACCCCTCGGCCACCATTGAGCACGAGGCCACCACCTCCAAGGTGAGTGACGACCAGATGTTCCTGTGCCGCCAGCGCGGCATCGACCCGGAGAAGGCTGTCTCCATGATCGTGAACGGCTTCTGTAAAGAGGTGTTCAAGGAGCTGCCCATGGAGTTCGCCGTGGAAGCAGGCAAGTTGCTGGAAGTGAGCCTGGAAGGGGCTGTGGGCTAA
- the sufT gene encoding putative Fe-S cluster assembly protein SufT produces MAQEQRTVVVQRDVPARKVPDGTRITIPKNSFVNLRQALGGTYTVTINGNMARIDGTDADAIGQEPLKLDFAPANEDGSVRQDDLDNTLQTIFDPEIPVSIKELGLVYGCDVIQRDGENVVQVRMTLTAPNCGMGPVLVGDVEDRLGKVPNVDKVEVALVFDPPWSRDMMSEEAQLELGMF; encoded by the coding sequence TTGGCGCAAGAACAGAGAACCGTCGTCGTTCAGCGTGACGTGCCGGCCCGCAAGGTGCCGGACGGCACCCGCATCACTATCCCCAAGAACAGCTTCGTGAATTTGCGCCAGGCTCTTGGCGGCACCTACACGGTGACCATCAATGGCAACATGGCGCGCATTGACGGCACCGACGCGGACGCCATCGGCCAGGAACCCCTGAAGCTGGACTTTGCCCCCGCCAACGAGGATGGCAGCGTGCGCCAGGACGATCTGGACAACACCCTGCAGACCATCTTCGACCCGGAAATTCCGGTCAGCATCAAGGAGCTGGGGCTGGTCTACGGTTGCGATGTAATCCAGCGTGACGGCGAGAATGTGGTGCAGGTCCGCATGACCCTCACCGCCCCCAACTGCGGCATGGGCCCGGTACTGGTGGGCGACGTGGAAGACCGGCTGGGCAAGGTTCCCAACGTAGACAAGGTGGAAGTGGCACTGGTTTTCGATCCACCCTGGAGCCGCGATATGATGAGTGAAGAGGCTCAGCTCGAGCTGGGAATGTTTTAA
- a CDS encoding iron-sulfur cluster assembly accessory protein, whose product MTVQTFQPGQVTLNLTEAANQQALREIQRANAAGIRLDLDESGCSGFMYTLDFVEEPEDGDKLFEIDGVNLYVPEKWLPMLNGLVIDYVTEGVNSLFKFRNPNATGECGCGESFTVDEV is encoded by the coding sequence ATGACAGTTCAGACATTCCAACCCGGCCAGGTCACTCTCAACCTGACCGAGGCTGCCAACCAACAGGCCCTGCGGGAGATCCAGCGGGCCAATGCCGCCGGCATCCGTCTGGATCTGGACGAATCCGGCTGCTCCGGGTTCATGTACACCCTGGACTTTGTGGAAGAACCCGAAGACGGCGACAAGCTGTTCGAGATCGACGGCGTGAACCTGTACGTGCCGGAAAAGTGGCTGCCCATGCTCAACGGCCTGGTCATCGACTACGTCACCGAGGGCGTCAACAGTCTGTTCAAGTTCCGCAACCCCAACGCCACCGGCGAATGCGGTTGCGGTGAGAGCTTTACCGTAGACGAGGTCTGA
- the pilW gene encoding type IV pilus biogenesis/stability protein PilW: MRRFFRVFPGLLIAGLLATGCVTVESGQREVNVDNAVTSRVAAGLQYLQQGDPSEARRHFSRALAHNDDSAVAHNAMALLYKYENDPEREEFHYRKSLKADSNYAPALNNYGTMLYSRGDYQGALEKFKRAANDPSYQGRGSAWANMGRCYRELGDEEAAKKAFIKAIRLDSRAVTPNLELAELYYKEERMRMGWDYYQQYLQRSGRQSARSLWLGIRLANDLGYEDQQSSYELALENIYRRSAEYREWQNWKASQESGK; the protein is encoded by the coding sequence ATGAGACGTTTTTTTCGGGTTTTTCCGGGTCTGCTGATCGCGGGCCTGTTGGCCACCGGGTGTGTGACGGTGGAATCGGGGCAACGGGAAGTGAACGTGGATAATGCAGTGACCAGCCGTGTGGCTGCTGGTCTGCAGTATCTGCAGCAGGGCGACCCTTCCGAGGCCCGTCGTCATTTCTCACGGGCTTTGGCTCACAACGACGACAGCGCGGTGGCCCACAATGCCATGGCGCTGCTTTACAAGTATGAAAATGACCCGGAGCGGGAAGAATTTCATTACCGTAAGTCACTCAAGGCAGATAGTAACTACGCTCCGGCACTGAACAATTACGGCACCATGTTGTACAGCCGTGGTGATTATCAGGGCGCACTGGAAAAATTCAAACGTGCCGCCAATGATCCCTCCTATCAGGGCCGTGGCAGTGCTTGGGCCAATATGGGGCGTTGTTACCGTGAGCTGGGCGATGAAGAGGCGGCGAAGAAGGCTTTTATCAAAGCCATTCGCCTTGATAGCCGCGCGGTTACCCCGAACCTGGAACTGGCTGAGCTCTATTACAAGGAAGAGCGCATGCGCATGGGCTGGGATTACTACCAGCAATACCTGCAGCGTAGCGGCCGGCAAAGTGCCCGGTCATTGTGGCTCGGCATCCGTCTGGCCAACGATTTGGGCTACGAAGATCAGCAGTCCAGCTATGAGCTGGCACTGGAAAATATTTATCGCCGCTCAGCGGAATACCGCGAGTGGCAGAATTGGAAAGCCTCTCAGGAGAGCGGGAAATGA
- a CDS encoding RodZ domain-containing protein, producing MSDNMVVLPGERCRKAREALGWTPAEAAKRMHLSQSYLVALEADDYERLPEATFVKGYLKNYAKLLGLPADEIANTFQQMVNDDAFDKPLDLPKMAPPPSVWRKPLLAVVALLVVVALLIWLWPEEKALAPLSSGMNTPEESASVQGDEEVGEEAGPFSAQPEQLPQQTGDELSSQPLDDAANDTQPEKSEPASDIDSDEGAESVDSSDEPAPNMLAENGLDRLLMAFSGNCWISVKDAAGRTLRQGEQPAGTSLQLDGKAPFSLTLGDAGAVDELILNGEAVTLPTNSPGTVVRVSIP from the coding sequence ATGAGCGATAACATGGTCGTGTTACCGGGTGAACGTTGTCGCAAAGCCCGTGAGGCACTGGGTTGGACCCCTGCCGAAGCGGCGAAGCGGATGCACCTTTCCCAGAGCTACCTGGTAGCTCTGGAAGCGGATGACTACGAGCGTCTGCCCGAAGCGACCTTCGTAAAGGGTTACCTGAAAAACTACGCCAAGCTGCTGGGCCTGCCGGCCGATGAAATTGCCAATACCTTCCAGCAGATGGTTAACGATGATGCCTTTGACAAGCCGCTGGATCTGCCCAAAATGGCGCCGCCACCGTCCGTGTGGCGCAAGCCGTTGCTGGCGGTGGTGGCACTGCTGGTTGTGGTGGCTTTGCTGATCTGGCTGTGGCCGGAAGAGAAGGCGCTGGCGCCGCTGTCGTCCGGCATGAATACGCCTGAAGAGTCGGCATCCGTGCAGGGTGATGAAGAGGTCGGAGAGGAAGCTGGCCCTTTTTCCGCTCAGCCGGAACAGCTGCCACAGCAGACCGGTGATGAACTGTCTTCCCAGCCGCTTGACGATGCGGCTAACGACACCCAGCCTGAAAAGAGTGAGCCAGCGTCAGACATCGACAGTGATGAAGGCGCAGAGAGCGTAGATAGCAGCGACGAGCCGGCACCGAACATGTTGGCCGAAAACGGTCTGGATCGCCTGCTGATGGCCTTTTCCGGCAACTGCTGGATCAGCGTCAAGGACGCCGCCGGACGCACCTTGCGTCAGGGGGAGCAGCCGGCAGGCACCTCTCTGCAGCTGGACGGCAAAGCGCCATTCAGCCTTACCCTGGGCGATGCGGGTGCCGTCGATGAACTGATCCTCAATGGTGAGGCTGTCACCTTGCCGACGAATTCCCCCGGTACAGTTGTGCGAGTCTCCATTCCCTGA
- a CDS encoding SufS family cysteine desulfurase: protein MTFDVAALRAQFPILDQQVNGKPLVYLDNGATTQKPDAVLNVLEHYYRTVNSNVHRGAHHLSDLATGQFEGARETVARFLNASRDEILWTKGTTESINIVAHCIGRERLQPGDEVLISTSEHHANIVPWQQACLATGATLKVIPLREDCSLDQDAFDQLLTERTKIFAIGHASNALGTLNPVQEMVAKAREVGAITLIDGAQAVAHFPVDVQALDVDFYAFSGHKLFGPTGIGVLYGRRELLEAMPPYQTGGEMIETVSFEKSTWNQLPYKFEAGTPNIAGAIGLAAAIDWFNQQDREALQAHEDSLLVHATKQAEAFDGLKIIGTAASKVSVLSFLLEGAHPADVGMLLDKQGVAVRTGHHCTMPLMDTLGIPGTVRASFSIYNTLDEVDRLFEALEKVKTFL from the coding sequence ATGACGTTTGATGTGGCAGCCCTTCGCGCGCAGTTCCCGATCCTGGATCAACAGGTCAACGGCAAGCCGCTGGTGTATCTGGATAACGGTGCCACCACCCAGAAACCGGACGCGGTGCTGAACGTGCTGGAGCACTACTACCGCACGGTGAACTCCAATGTGCACCGCGGCGCTCATCATCTCAGCGACCTGGCCACCGGCCAGTTCGAGGGCGCCCGCGAAACCGTGGCCCGCTTTCTGAACGCCAGCCGCGACGAAATCCTGTGGACCAAGGGCACCACCGAGTCCATCAACATCGTCGCCCACTGCATCGGCCGCGAGCGCCTGCAGCCTGGCGACGAGGTGCTGATCAGCACCAGCGAGCACCACGCCAATATCGTGCCCTGGCAGCAGGCCTGCCTGGCCACTGGCGCCACCTTGAAAGTGATCCCGCTGCGCGAGGATTGCAGCCTGGATCAGGACGCCTTCGACCAGCTGCTCACCGAGCGCACCAAAATCTTCGCCATCGGCCATGCCAGCAATGCTCTGGGCACCCTGAACCCGGTGCAGGAGATGGTGGCCAAAGCCCGCGAAGTGGGTGCCATTACCCTGATTGACGGCGCCCAGGCTGTGGCCCACTTCCCCGTGGACGTGCAGGCCCTGGACGTGGATTTCTATGCCTTCTCCGGCCACAAGCTGTTCGGCCCCACCGGCATCGGCGTGCTCTACGGCCGCCGCGAACTGCTGGAAGCCATGCCGCCCTACCAGACGGGTGGCGAAATGATCGAAACGGTGAGCTTCGAAAAGAGCACCTGGAACCAGTTGCCCTACAAATTCGAAGCCGGCACTCCCAACATTGCCGGCGCTATCGGCCTGGCCGCTGCCATTGACTGGTTCAATCAGCAGGACCGCGAGGCACTGCAAGCCCATGAAGATTCTCTCTTGGTCCACGCCACCAAACAGGCAGAGGCTTTCGATGGCTTGAAAATCATCGGCACCGCCGCCAGTAAGGTCAGTGTGCTGTCCTTCCTGCTGGAAGGCGCTCACCCGGCGGATGTGGGCATGCTGCTGGATAAACAGGGCGTGGCGGTGCGTACCGGCCATCACTGCACCATGCCGCTGATGGACACTCTGGGCATTCCGGGCACAGTCAGGGCCTCGTTCTCGATTTATAATACCCTTGATGAGGTGGATCGCCTGTTCGAGGCGCTAGAGAAGGTGAAGACCTTTCTCTGA
- a CDS encoding SufE family protein: MFDIRSITLGEKITAEDISEDLEFLDDWEERYRYIIDLGKQLPGLPDDLKTEDRFVRGCQSQVWLETDYDSDADTLYLAVDSDALIVKGLAAIVLSALNRQSPQAIHDYDMDAFFDRIDLLNHLSPTRGNGLRAMVGKIKQQAQALTA, encoded by the coding sequence GTGTTCGATATCCGCAGCATCACCCTTGGCGAAAAGATTACTGCCGAGGACATCAGTGAAGACCTGGAATTCCTGGATGACTGGGAAGAGCGCTATCGCTATATCATCGACCTGGGCAAGCAACTGCCGGGCCTGCCCGATGACCTGAAGACCGAAGACCGTTTCGTGCGCGGCTGTCAGAGCCAGGTATGGCTGGAAACCGATTACGACAGCGACGCGGATACTCTCTACCTGGCAGTGGATTCCGATGCCCTGATCGTCAAGGGCCTGGCCGCCATCGTGCTGTCCGCCCTGAACCGCCAGTCTCCACAGGCTATCCACGATTACGACATGGATGCCTTTTTCGACCGCATCGACCTGCTCAACCACCTTAGCCCTACCCGCGGCAACGGCCTGCGCGCCATGGTCGGCAAGATCAAACAACAGGCCCAGGCACTGACCGCCTAG
- the ndk gene encoding nucleoside-diphosphate kinase produces the protein MAVERTLSIIKPDAVAKNVIGDIVSRFEKADLKVVAMKMVHLSDEQAGGFYAEHKERPFFKDLVSFMTSGPVIVQVLEGEDAVTKNRDLMGATNPKDAEAGTIRADFAQTIDENAVHGSDSTESAAREVAYFFADEELCPRTR, from the coding sequence ATGGCTGTTGAGCGCACCCTCTCTATCATCAAGCCTGATGCCGTGGCCAAGAACGTAATTGGCGACATCGTATCCCGTTTCGAGAAGGCTGACCTGAAAGTGGTTGCCATGAAAATGGTACACCTGAGCGACGAACAGGCCGGTGGTTTCTACGCCGAGCACAAAGAACGTCCCTTCTTCAAGGATCTGGTGTCCTTCATGACCAGCGGTCCGGTGATCGTGCAGGTTCTGGAAGGCGAAGATGCCGTAACCAAGAACCGTGACCTGATGGGCGCTACCAACCCGAAGGATGCGGAAGCTGGAACCATTCGTGCCGATTTCGCTCAGACCATTGACGAGAACGCGGTACACGGCTCTGACTCCACCGAGTCCGCTGCCCGTGAAGTGGCTTACTTCTTCGCCGACGAAGAACTCTGCCCGCGCACCCGCTAA
- a CDS encoding heme NO-binding domain-containing protein, with protein sequence MHGVIISNLKKYVEEKLGEAAWDTLRDKAGLTGKAFIPISMYPDSDLDDLLAAAVEVTGQSRDEILKDFGAWVIPPLMKMYRSFIPEDWDAVTFLKNIDDRIHERVVRMKDASARPPHINVSEISPGLLEVEYQSHRDMSYLALGCVYGVADYYGQKAALMEEKRVVGTHRTFIMRISAGERAQRDAV encoded by the coding sequence GGGCGAGGCTGCCTGGGACACTCTGCGCGACAAGGCCGGGCTGACCGGCAAGGCCTTTATTCCTATCAGCATGTACCCGGACAGTGATCTGGATGATCTTCTGGCGGCGGCGGTGGAGGTCACCGGTCAGAGCCGCGACGAGATTCTCAAGGATTTCGGTGCCTGGGTGATCCCGCCCCTGATGAAAATGTACCGCTCCTTTATCCCCGAGGACTGGGATGCGGTGACCTTCCTGAAAAACATCGACGACCGGATTCACGAGCGGGTGGTGCGCATGAAGGATGCCAGCGCCAGGCCGCCGCATATCAATGTGTCGGAAATTTCTCCGGGGCTGCTGGAGGTGGAGTATCAGTCGCACCGGGATATGAGTTACCTGGCGCTGGGCTGCGTCTATGGTGTAGCCGATTACTATGGCCAGAAAGCGGCGCTGATGGAGGAGAAGCGGGTGGTGGGCACCCACAGGACCTTCATCATGCGTATCTCCGCCGGTGAGCGGGCGCAGCGGGATGCGGTCTGA
- the rlmN gene encoding 23S rRNA (adenine(2503)-C(2))-methyltransferase RlmN, giving the protein MTTQQKVNLLGLSRPQMEEFFLEMGEKKFRAQQVLKWIHHHQADSFEQMTDVGKALRQKLSEVAEIRGPDVAHESISRDGTRKWVFELSGGGSVETVFIPDGRRGTLCVSSQVGCAVDCSFCSTGKQGFQRDMTSAEIIGQVWQASRAFGPRRNLGEHPITNVVMMGMGEPMLNYDNVLTAMRIMKDDLGYGIGKKRITLSTSGHIPRMDQLSQDLDVSLAVSLHAPNDELRNELVPLNRKYPLKELMAACKRYSDNITHRHNTITMEYVMLRDVNDKPEHARQLVKLLNGIPVKVNLIPFNPFPHAGYERSRKSDILEFHKYLNDNGLLTTVRTTRGDDIDAACGQLVGQVQDRTRRSERWKQSIFHRSEQTDNNTAQAQ; this is encoded by the coding sequence ATGACAACCCAACAGAAGGTCAATCTGCTCGGTCTTTCCCGTCCGCAAATGGAAGAATTCTTCCTGGAAATGGGCGAGAAGAAGTTCCGTGCCCAGCAGGTACTCAAGTGGATTCACCACCATCAGGCGGATTCCTTCGAGCAAATGACCGATGTGGGCAAGGCATTGCGCCAGAAACTGTCCGAGGTGGCGGAAATCCGTGGCCCGGATGTGGCTCATGAAAGCATCAGCCGTGACGGTACCCGCAAGTGGGTGTTCGAACTGAGCGGTGGTGGTTCTGTGGAAACCGTTTTTATCCCTGATGGTCGCCGCGGCACCCTGTGCGTGTCGTCCCAGGTGGGCTGTGCCGTGGATTGCAGCTTCTGCTCCACCGGCAAGCAGGGTTTCCAGCGCGACATGACCAGCGCCGAGATTATCGGCCAGGTATGGCAGGCCAGCCGTGCCTTTGGTCCCCGTCGCAATCTTGGCGAACACCCCATCACCAACGTGGTGATGATGGGCATGGGCGAACCCATGCTCAATTATGACAATGTGCTCACCGCCATGCGCATCATGAAAGATGACCTGGGTTACGGTATCGGCAAGAAGCGCATTACCCTGTCCACCTCCGGCCATATTCCGAGGATGGACCAGCTCAGCCAGGATCTGGATGTGTCGCTGGCAGTCAGCCTGCACGCACCCAATGACGAGCTGCGCAATGAATTGGTGCCGCTGAATCGCAAGTACCCGCTGAAAGAATTGATGGCGGCCTGCAAGCGTTACAGCGACAACATCACCCACCGTCACAACACCATTACCATGGAATATGTGATGCTGCGTGATGTGAATGACAAACCGGAACACGCCCGTCAGCTGGTCAAGCTGCTTAACGGCATCCCGGTGAAGGTCAACCTGATCCCGTTCAATCCTTTTCCCCATGCCGGTTATGAACGGTCACGGAAAAGCGATATTCTGGAATTTCATAAGTACCTGAATGACAATGGATTGCTGACGACCGTAAGGACAACGCGCGGTGATGATATTGATGCCGCCTGTGGTCAGCTGGTGGGGCAGGTGCAAGATCGGACCCGGCGCAGTGAGCGCTGGAAGCAATCCATTTTTCATCGCTCCGAACAAACCGATAACAACACAGCGCAAGCGCAATGA